From a single Pseudophryne corroboree isolate aPseCor3 chromosome 6, aPseCor3.hap2, whole genome shotgun sequence genomic region:
- the LOC134933535 gene encoding protocadherin-10-like isoform X4, whose translation MWWSMRRPWSCQVLLWSMRRRPWTGQVLLWCMRRGPCPGQVLWWSIRRRPWSGQVLLALLTCCLVPASSQIRYSVPEELDHGAFVGNIAEDLGLDISKLSPRRFRIASGSNKQYLEVNLENGILFVNEKIDREEVCEYLPVCSLHLQVVMENPLELYRVEVEILDINDNAPSFPWHDYVLEVTESAAPGARFPLESAQDPDVGTNSLRTYKLSPNGFFSLEVQSRSDGSKFAELVLERPLDREQQKSHRVLLTAMDGGIPERSGTALIIISVLDANDNVPTFDQTFYRVSLLENAPRGTLVIKLNATDLDEGTNGEIEYSFSGHAPQRVRDLFLVEPRTGNVRVKGVLDYEKSNLYELYIQAKDRGPSAVAVHCRVLLSLLDANDNAPEVLLTSVATPVMEDAAPGTVIAVISVMDRDSGDNGDVSCDIPGDVPFQLHSSYKNYYTLVTTQALDRETVPEYNLTLSARDFGSPPLMTKKVISVQVTDINDNIPTFLQPTYTVYVLENNPPGASICSVTALDPDSNQNSYLSYSILEGQIQGMPVATYVSINSDSGSIYALRSFDYEQLRSFQIRAQAQDAGFPPLSSNVTVNVFILDQNDNVPVIVSPLPKNGTVATEVLPRSAEPGYLVGKVSAMDADSGQNARLSYQILQATDATLFSIALYTGELRTIRALTDRDATKHRLLIQVRDNGLPALSTSVSIVLTVVDSVPATPSEFNDLPLNPEPSASSLTLYLIVSLGSVSFTFLVAIIVLTVIKCHKDRLSLQDYKCALPTCCCCCLGSGSSGDVFKNSNINLQISSGNKVQTNCVESSGSGPQNYCYKVCLTPESAKSDFMFLKPYNSTTQNNEKVPEKTAPGKGGQNAPAANNAVNET comes from the coding sequence ATGTGGTGGAGCATGAGAAGACCATGGTCTTGCCAGGTGCTGCTGTGGAGCATGAGAAGAAGACCATGGACTGGCCAGGTGCTGCTGTGGTGCATGAGAAGAGGACCATGCCCTGGTCAGGTCCTGTGGTGGAGCATCAGAAGGAGACCATGGTCTGGCCAAGTCCTCCTGGCTCTCCTAACTTGTTGCCTGGTCCCCGCTTCCAGCCAGATTCGCTACAGCGTCCCGGAGGAGCTGGACCACGGGGCATTTGTGGGCAACATCGCTGAGGACCTGGGCTTGGACATCTCCAAGCTGTCCCCCCGGCGCTTCAGGATCGCCTCTGGTAGCAACAAGCAGTACCTGGAGGTCAACCTGGAGAACGGGATCCTGTTTGTCAACGAGAAGATCGACCGCGAAGAAGTTTGCGAGTACTTGCCGGTCTGCTCCTTGCACCTGCAGGTGGTGATGGAGAACCCGCTGGAGCTCTACCGGGTGGAAGTGGAGATCCTGGACATCAACGACAACGCGCCCAGCTTCCCCTGGCACGACTACGTGCTGGAGGTGACCGAGTCTGCCGCCCCCGGTGCCCGCTTCCCCCTGGAGAGCGCCCAGGACCCAGACGTGGGCACCAACTCCCTGCGCACCTACAAGCTCAGTCCCAACGGGTTCTTCTCGCTGGAGGTGCAGAGCAGGAGCGACGGGAGCAAGTTTGCGGAGCTGGTGCTGGAGAGGCCCCTGGACCGGGAGCAGCAGAAGAGCCACAGGGTGCTGCTGACTGCCATGGATGGGGGCATCCCTGAGCGCTCTGGCACAGCTCTGATCATCATCAGCGTCCTGGATGCCAATGACAACGTGCCCACCTTCGACCAGACTTTCTACCGGGTGAGCCTGCTGGAGAACGCCCCCAGgggtaccctggtcatcaaactcAACGCCACCGACCTGGATGAGGGCACCAACGGGGAGATTGAGTACTCCTTTAGCGGGCACGCCCCGCAGAGAGTCAGGGACCTGTTCCTGGTGGAGCCCCGCACCGGCAACGTCAGGGTGAAGGGCGTCCTGGACTATGAGAAGTCCAATCTCTACGAGCTGTACATCCAGGCCAAGGACCGCGGCCCCTCCGCGGTGGCGGTGCACTGCCGCGTGCTCCTCAGCCTGCTGGACGCAAACGACAACGCCCCCGAGGTGCTGCTGACCTCGGTGGCCACCCCGGTTATGGAGGACGCGGCCCCTGGAACGGTCATCGCCGTAATCAGCGTGATGGACCGCGACTCTGGCGATAACGGGGACGTCAGCTGCGATATCCCCGGCGATGTCCCCTTCCAGCTGCACTCGTCCTACAAGAACTACTACACCCTGGTGACCACCCAGGCGCTGGACAGGGAGACGGTGCCCGAGTACAACCTCACCCTCAGCGCCAGGGACTTCGGCTCCCCACCGCTGATGACCAAGAAGGTCATCTCTGTCCAGGTGACCGACATTAACGACAATATCCCGACTTTCCTGCAGCCCACCTACACGGTCTATGTCCTGGAGAATAACCCCCCAGGGGCCTCCATCTGCTCGGTGACTGCCCTGGACCCGGACTCCAACCAGAATTCCTACTTGTCCTACTCTATCCTGGAGGGCCAGATCCAGGGGATGCCGGTGGCCACCTACGTCTCCATCAACTCGGACAGCGGGAGCATTTACGCTTTGCGCTCCTTTGACTATGAGCAGTTGCGCAGCTTCCAGATCCGGGCGCAGGCACAGGACGCCGGCTTCCCCCCACTCAGCAGCAATGTCACCGTCAACGTCTTCATCCTGGACCAGAACGACAACGTGCCAGTCATTGTGTCCCCCCTGCCCAAGAATGGCACGGTGGCCACAGAGGTTCTGCCCAGGTCTGCAGAGCCAGGCTACCTGGTGGGCAAGGTCTCAGCCATGGATGCTGACTCTGGCCAGAACGCTCGCCTCTCCTACCAGATCCTCCAGGCCACCGATGCCACCCTCTTCAGCATCGCCCTGTACACCGGGGAGCTGAGGACTATCCGTGCCCTGACAGACAGAGATGCCACCAAGCACCGGCTCCTCATCCAAGTGCGGGACAACGGTCTCCCTGCTCTCTCCACCTCGGTCTCCATAGTCCTGACGGTGGTGGACAGCGTCCCGGCCACCCCATCAGAGTTCAACGACCTGCCCCTCAACCCGGAGCCTTCCGCCTCCTCCCTCACCCTCTACCTGATAGTGTCCCTGGGCTCGGTGTCCTTCACCTTCCTGGTGGCCATCATTGTCCTCACGGTCATCAAGTGCCACAAGGACAGGCTGTCCCTTCAGGACTACAAGTGCGCCCTCCccacctgttgctgctgctgcctgggctcGGGGTCCTCTGGAGACGTCTTCAAGAACTCCAACATCAACCTGCAGATCTCCTCTGGGAACAAAGTGCAGACCAACTGCGTGGAGTCCTCCGGGAGTGGCCCCCAAAACTATTGCTACAAGGTCTGCCTGACCCCTGAGTCTGCCAAGAGCGACTTTATGTTCCTTAAGCCCTACAACTCCACCACGCAGAACAACGAGAAGGTCCCGGAGAAAACGGCCCCGGGGAAAGGTGGACAGAACGCCCCAGCCGCCAACAATGCAGTCAACGAG
- the LOC134933535 gene encoding protocadherin-10-like isoform X3: protein MWWSMRRPWSCQVLLWSMRRRPWTGQVLLWCMRRGPCPGQVLWWSIRRRPWSGQVLLALLTCCLVPASSQIRYSVPEELDHGAFVGNIAEDLGLDISKLSPRRFRIASGSNKQYLEVNLENGILFVNEKIDREEVCEYLPVCSLHLQVVMENPLELYRVEVEILDINDNAPSFPWHDYVLEVTESAAPGARFPLESAQDPDVGTNSLRTYKLSPNGFFSLEVQSRSDGSKFAELVLERPLDREQQKSHRVLLTAMDGGIPERSGTALIIISVLDANDNVPTFDQTFYRVSLLENAPRGTLVIKLNATDLDEGTNGEIEYSFSGHAPQRVRDLFLVEPRTGNVRVKGVLDYEKSNLYELYIQAKDRGPSAVAVHCRVLLSLLDANDNAPEVLLTSVATPVMEDAAPGTVIAVISVMDRDSGDNGDVSCDIPGDVPFQLHSSYKNYYTLVTTQALDRETVPEYNLTLSARDFGSPPLMTKKVISVQVTDINDNIPTFLQPTYTVYVLENNPPGASICSVTALDPDSNQNSYLSYSILEGQIQGMPVATYVSINSDSGSIYALRSFDYEQLRSFQIRAQAQDAGFPPLSSNVTVNVFILDQNDNVPVIVSPLPKNGTVATEVLPRSAEPGYLVGKVSAMDADSGQNARLSYQILQATDATLFSIALYTGELRTIRALTDRDATKHRLLIQVRDNGLPALSTSVSIVLTVVDSVPATPSEFNDLPLNPEPSASSLTLYLIVSLGSVSFTFLVAIIVLTVIKCHKDRLSLQDYKCALPTCCCCCLGSGSSGDVFKNSNINLQISSGNKVQTNCVESSGSGPQNYCYKVCLTPESAKSDFMFLKPYNSTTQNNEKVPEKTAPGKGGQNAPAANNAVNEIKLPNTDWSPQKTQKPGLKRHKKDAADVKRSLEPQVWCTVSATRANTGLST from the coding sequence ATGTGGTGGAGCATGAGAAGACCATGGTCTTGCCAGGTGCTGCTGTGGAGCATGAGAAGAAGACCATGGACTGGCCAGGTGCTGCTGTGGTGCATGAGAAGAGGACCATGCCCTGGTCAGGTCCTGTGGTGGAGCATCAGAAGGAGACCATGGTCTGGCCAAGTCCTCCTGGCTCTCCTAACTTGTTGCCTGGTCCCCGCTTCCAGCCAGATTCGCTACAGCGTCCCGGAGGAGCTGGACCACGGGGCATTTGTGGGCAACATCGCTGAGGACCTGGGCTTGGACATCTCCAAGCTGTCCCCCCGGCGCTTCAGGATCGCCTCTGGTAGCAACAAGCAGTACCTGGAGGTCAACCTGGAGAACGGGATCCTGTTTGTCAACGAGAAGATCGACCGCGAAGAAGTTTGCGAGTACTTGCCGGTCTGCTCCTTGCACCTGCAGGTGGTGATGGAGAACCCGCTGGAGCTCTACCGGGTGGAAGTGGAGATCCTGGACATCAACGACAACGCGCCCAGCTTCCCCTGGCACGACTACGTGCTGGAGGTGACCGAGTCTGCCGCCCCCGGTGCCCGCTTCCCCCTGGAGAGCGCCCAGGACCCAGACGTGGGCACCAACTCCCTGCGCACCTACAAGCTCAGTCCCAACGGGTTCTTCTCGCTGGAGGTGCAGAGCAGGAGCGACGGGAGCAAGTTTGCGGAGCTGGTGCTGGAGAGGCCCCTGGACCGGGAGCAGCAGAAGAGCCACAGGGTGCTGCTGACTGCCATGGATGGGGGCATCCCTGAGCGCTCTGGCACAGCTCTGATCATCATCAGCGTCCTGGATGCCAATGACAACGTGCCCACCTTCGACCAGACTTTCTACCGGGTGAGCCTGCTGGAGAACGCCCCCAGgggtaccctggtcatcaaactcAACGCCACCGACCTGGATGAGGGCACCAACGGGGAGATTGAGTACTCCTTTAGCGGGCACGCCCCGCAGAGAGTCAGGGACCTGTTCCTGGTGGAGCCCCGCACCGGCAACGTCAGGGTGAAGGGCGTCCTGGACTATGAGAAGTCCAATCTCTACGAGCTGTACATCCAGGCCAAGGACCGCGGCCCCTCCGCGGTGGCGGTGCACTGCCGCGTGCTCCTCAGCCTGCTGGACGCAAACGACAACGCCCCCGAGGTGCTGCTGACCTCGGTGGCCACCCCGGTTATGGAGGACGCGGCCCCTGGAACGGTCATCGCCGTAATCAGCGTGATGGACCGCGACTCTGGCGATAACGGGGACGTCAGCTGCGATATCCCCGGCGATGTCCCCTTCCAGCTGCACTCGTCCTACAAGAACTACTACACCCTGGTGACCACCCAGGCGCTGGACAGGGAGACGGTGCCCGAGTACAACCTCACCCTCAGCGCCAGGGACTTCGGCTCCCCACCGCTGATGACCAAGAAGGTCATCTCTGTCCAGGTGACCGACATTAACGACAATATCCCGACTTTCCTGCAGCCCACCTACACGGTCTATGTCCTGGAGAATAACCCCCCAGGGGCCTCCATCTGCTCGGTGACTGCCCTGGACCCGGACTCCAACCAGAATTCCTACTTGTCCTACTCTATCCTGGAGGGCCAGATCCAGGGGATGCCGGTGGCCACCTACGTCTCCATCAACTCGGACAGCGGGAGCATTTACGCTTTGCGCTCCTTTGACTATGAGCAGTTGCGCAGCTTCCAGATCCGGGCGCAGGCACAGGACGCCGGCTTCCCCCCACTCAGCAGCAATGTCACCGTCAACGTCTTCATCCTGGACCAGAACGACAACGTGCCAGTCATTGTGTCCCCCCTGCCCAAGAATGGCACGGTGGCCACAGAGGTTCTGCCCAGGTCTGCAGAGCCAGGCTACCTGGTGGGCAAGGTCTCAGCCATGGATGCTGACTCTGGCCAGAACGCTCGCCTCTCCTACCAGATCCTCCAGGCCACCGATGCCACCCTCTTCAGCATCGCCCTGTACACCGGGGAGCTGAGGACTATCCGTGCCCTGACAGACAGAGATGCCACCAAGCACCGGCTCCTCATCCAAGTGCGGGACAACGGTCTCCCTGCTCTCTCCACCTCGGTCTCCATAGTCCTGACGGTGGTGGACAGCGTCCCGGCCACCCCATCAGAGTTCAACGACCTGCCCCTCAACCCGGAGCCTTCCGCCTCCTCCCTCACCCTCTACCTGATAGTGTCCCTGGGCTCGGTGTCCTTCACCTTCCTGGTGGCCATCATTGTCCTCACGGTCATCAAGTGCCACAAGGACAGGCTGTCCCTTCAGGACTACAAGTGCGCCCTCCccacctgttgctgctgctgcctgggctcGGGGTCCTCTGGAGACGTCTTCAAGAACTCCAACATCAACCTGCAGATCTCCTCTGGGAACAAAGTGCAGACCAACTGCGTGGAGTCCTCCGGGAGTGGCCCCCAAAACTATTGCTACAAGGTCTGCCTGACCCCTGAGTCTGCCAAGAGCGACTTTATGTTCCTTAAGCCCTACAACTCCACCACGCAGAACAACGAGAAGGTCCCGGAGAAAACGGCCCCGGGGAAAGGTGGACAGAACGCCCCAGCCGCCAACAATGCAGTCAACGAG